Proteins encoded within one genomic window of Triticum aestivum cultivar Chinese Spring chromosome 2D, IWGSC CS RefSeq v2.1, whole genome shotgun sequence:
- the LOC123051432 gene encoding uncharacterized protein encodes MPTHSGGCAGSRRGVIKATIADRDDPGEAMRKKFDGMREKLESAANSEDWNSVLRIVEKLILPPDSEPRECVMKLDQDPQKIAASQAKDWLVNKLKKQNSVPSYENPVLKYSDLQQWIHKLSEEQRPVSLALGDFKLDLIEMAFLNPSQEGSLSNFISYFSDRLCNNDQNFTFRHGKESCHLLEYQTPNKQQPRWMLIKMKKDNARAEIYIRSDHFYLCAFSSKKGEIFELVKEDCLRIIKSSVAFGCSTDYPSILNYERPRLIPEGECEKRLLDIILNMEEFSHGIEVLSNYDHSILSKHDVSEAEKQQLIQEVQEALAWNVVVLAEVSCIVDLFVSVNGNWKESCSSLTKLLYEYMMHWKVMLNKARNGAIDAKFEDNIVAKILLRFRCEAIKVLNLLCNAKGPGIIKNGEDGKGSEEDSGPSRGNDKEQKTSGSSSGLSGHGKDKETNTPGSGPLDSYDDNLEGDRDGGKQKENYNDSRPGTSEMSKIAMAFMGGLIVGKNWVQPLINKRSMEPFVITKRGVESLIISRRSVEPLMVPLLPDSLGSAYASGLGQVLSLVPDSSMSSHVRGLDPMLVNFIKNSPEEDMVNFIKNSIPSQQYFPTGQTLLEFFSIHTNLCLIKTIILYDNRGGTLIYESKEGEKAQFIKRRSIWLSEDIGRKPYAFMESLVLKGPSRPMTAHDGYWIIQTDVPVESSFEPEHHPEIPGRVLYLNDDFLDKPRGNLISIRGGLVNITSVTFSNAVRSSIRFLLCSHQDGSFTKVEGELILSVENYPFGFTIFKNQVEDDAVHFVRQSGTVFELPLTRHVLALPIGSRVHVLGTLKLATLKVLVDQYLVLDKNVAWAGWTVETGLYAAICIEASSFL; translated from the exons ATGCCGACGCACAGCGGCGGCTGTGCGGGATCTCGACGCGGCGTCATCAAG GCGACAATTGCTGACAGAGATGACCCTGGTGAAGCTATGAGAAAAAAGTTCGATGGCATGCGTGAAAAATTGGAGTCTGCTGCGAATTCTGAAGATTGGAATAGTGTTCTCAGAATAGTAGAGAAGCTGATTCTTCCTCCTGATAGTGAACCAAGGGAATGCGTAATGAAATTGGACCAAGATCCGCAGAAG ATCGCAGCTTCGCAAGCAAAAGACTGGCTTGTGAACAAGCTGAAGAAGCAGAACTCAGTTCCATCATATGAAAATCCTGTCCTAAAATATTCTGATTTACAACAGTGGATTCACAAGCTATCAGAAGAACAAAGGCCTGTGAG CCTTGCGTTGGGAGATTTTAAACTTGATCTGATTGAGATGGCTTTTTTGAACCCAAGCCAAGAAGGTTCTCTAAGTAATTTTATCAGCTACTTCAGTGATCGGCTGTGTAACAATGACCAAAATTTTACATTTCGACATGGAAAAGAATCATGTCACCTATTGGAATATCAGACACCTAATAAACAGCAACCCAGATGGATGTTGATTAAAATGAAGAAAGATAATGCTCGAGCCGAGATTTACATTAGGAGCGATCACTTCTACCTTTGTGCTTTCAGTAGCAAAAAGGGTGAAATCTTTGAGCTTGTGAAGGAAGATTGTCTGCGAATAATCAAAAGTTCTGTTGCATTTGGCTGTAGCACAGACTACCCAAGCATACTGAACTACGAAAGACCTCGACTGATTCCAGAAGGTGAATGTGAAAAGAGGTTGTTGGACATAATTCTAAATATGGAGGAATTTTCACATGGCATCGAAGTGCTGTCAAACTATGACCACAGTATTCTGTCAAAACATGATGTGAGTGAGGCTGAAAAACAACAACTCATTCAAGAAGTGCAAGAGGCATTAGCTTGGAATGTAGTGGTTTTAGCTGAAGTTTCATGCATCGTTGATCTATTTGTATCCGTCAATGGAAACTGGAAAGAGAGTTGTTCAAGCTTGACAAAACTCTTGTATGAGTATATGATGCATTGGAAGGTAATGTTAAATAAGGCCCGCAACGGTGCCATTGATGCCAAGTTTGAGGACAACATAGTGGCTAAAATCTTGCTGCGATTTAGATGTGAAGCAATTAAGGTGCTTAATCTGCTGTGCAACGCGAAGGGTCCTGGAATTATTAAGAATGGTGAAGATGGCAAAGGATCAGAGGAAGATTCTGGACCATCTCGTGGTAATGACAAAGAGCAAAAGACATCTGGATCTAGCTCTGGACTGTCTGGACATGGTAAGGATAAAGAAACAAACACACCTGGATCTGGACCACTTGATAGTTATGATGACAACCTGGAGGGTGACCGTGATGGTGGAAAACAGAAGGAAAATTATAATGATAGCAGGCCAGGGACCAGTGAGATGAGCAAAATAGCAATGGCTTTCATGGGAGGATTGATAGTTGGCAAGAACTGGGTTCAGCCTTTGATCAACAAAAGAAGCATGGAACCTTTCGTCATCACAAAAAGAGGGGTGGAATCTTTGATCATCAGCAGAAGAAGCGTGGAACCTTTGATGGTGCCATTGCTACCTGATTCTCTAGGATCTGCATATGCAAGTGGTTTGGGTCAGGTCTTGTCATTAGTACCTGATTCTTCGATGTCTTCACATGTACGTGGTTTGGATCCGATGCTGGTTAACTTCATCAAGAATTCGCCTGAGGAAGATATGGTTAACTTCATCAAGAATTCTATCCCCTCACAACAATATTTTCCTACAGGCCAGACTCTCTTAGAATTTTTTTCTATCCACACAAATTTGTGCTTAATAAAGACTATCATACTTTATGATAATCGCGGTGGTACTTTAATCTACGAGTCAAAGGAAGGAGAAAAGGCCCAGTTTATTAAAAGACGCTCCATTTGGTTATCAGAGGATATAGGAAGAAAACCTTATGCTTTCATG GAATCTCTTGTTCTCAAAGGCCCGAGCCGTCCCATGACTGCTCATGATGGGTACTGGATCATTCAAACTGATGTTCCGGTTGAATCATCTTTCGAGCCTGAACACCACCCTGAAATACCTGGTCGAGTATTATATTTGAATGATGATTTCCTTGACAAACCCAGGGGCAATTTAATTTCTATCAGAGGTGGCCTTGTTAACATCACATCAGTGACGTTCAGCAATGCGGTTCGCTCTTCAATCCGATTTTTACTTTGTTCTCACCAAGATGGCAGTTTTACTAAAGTGGAGGGCGAGCTTATATTATCTGTTGAAAATTATCCATTTGGCTTCACTATTTTCAAAAATCAAGTCGAGGATGATGCTGTTCATTTCGTTAGACAGAGTGGCACAGTATTTGAACTTCCCTTGACTCGGCATGTTCTTGCACTGCCTATAGGATCTCGTGTACATGTCTTGGGGACTTTGAAACTAGCGACTTTGAAAGTGCTTGTAGATCAGTATCTGGTGCTCGACAAGAATGTTGCATGGGCTGGATGGACTGTGGAGACGGGTCTGTATGCTGCTATATGCATTGAGGCAAGTTCTTTTCTCTAG